In Sander lucioperca isolate FBNREF2018 chromosome 21, SLUC_FBN_1.2, whole genome shotgun sequence, the following proteins share a genomic window:
- the socs1a gene encoding suppressor of cytokine signaling 1a, which yields MVADSTVEGHDKTKLSSSSSSPSASSSSSLSSPLARRELALSSQRTKLEQLQHRAALVPSVYLTHFPTFSCKEDCKIITDTAAKLERSAFYWGPLGVEDAHRMLRDAPLGSFLIRDSRQKDVFFTLSYHCKSGPVSVRIDYKRQKFSLAGNERSFPTLFALLEHYINSPKKSLSIPYRKWKPTLQELCRKRIMELCGGVSRVSELPLTHVVQDFLLEFPYKL from the coding sequence ATGGTAGCCGACAGCACAGTGGAAGGCCATGACAAGACCAAGTTGTCAAGCTCATCGTCGTCACCGTCGGCATCCTCATCATCGTCCCTGTCTTCACCGCTGGCTAGGCGCGAGCTCGCTCTCAGCTCACAGCGCACCAAGTTGGAGCAGCTTCAGCATCGGGCCGCTCTAGTCCCTTCTGTGTATCTGACCCACTTCCCCACGTTCTCCTGCAAGGAGGACTGCAAGATCATCACAGACACAGCGGCCAAGCTCGAGCGCAGCGCCTTCTACTGGGGTCCTCTGGGAGTGGAGGACGCCCATCGCATGCTGCGGGACGCACCGCTGGGCAGCTTCCTCATCCGCGACAGCCGGCAGAAAGACGTCTTCTTCACGCTGTCCTACCACTGCAAGAGCGGCCCGGTCAGCGTGCGCATTGACTACAAGCGACAAAAGTTCTCACTGGCGGGCAACGAGCGCTCCTTTCCGACACTCTTTGCCCTCTTGGAGCATTACATCAATTCTCCCAAGAAGAGCCTGAGCATTCCGTACAGGAAATGGAAGCCGACGCTGCAGGAGCTGTGCAGGAAGCGCATCATGGAGCTGTGTGGCGGAGTAAGCCGGGTGTCGGAGTTGCCACTCACCCATGTTGTCCAAGACTTCCTGTTGGAATTCCCTTACAAACTATGA